In a genomic window of Streptococcus mitis NCTC 12261:
- the rodZ gene encoding cytoskeleton protein RodZ: MRKKTIGEVLRLARTNQGLTLEELHKKTEIQLDMLEAMEADDFDQLPSPFYTRSFLRKYAWAVELDERIVLDAYDSGSMITYEEVDVDEDELTGRRRSSKKNKASFLPLFYFILFALSIVIFVTYYVWNYLQTQPERSSASSYSVVQAISSTSSVTPSSSSSSSSSSSNIEPAISVSGEGNRVEVAYKTSKETAKLQLSVSDARSWVSVSESDLEGGVTLSSDNKSAETSVSTKNPVTITLGVVKGVALTVDNQTVDLSKLTAQTGKIAVTFTKN; the protein is encoded by the coding sequence ATGAGGAAAAAAACAATTGGTGAGGTTTTACGTTTAGCTAGAACTAACCAAGGGTTGACTTTAGAAGAATTACATAAAAAAACAGAAATTCAGTTGGATATGTTGGAGGCAATGGAAGCTGATGATTTTGATCAACTTCCTAGTCCATTTTATACTCGTTCTTTTTTGAGAAAGTATGCGTGGGCAGTTGAACTTGATGAGCGAATTGTCTTGGATGCTTATGATTCTGGGAGCATGATTACTTATGAGGAAGTAGATGTTGATGAAGACGAGTTGACAGGTAGGAGACGTTCAAGTAAGAAAAATAAGGCATCATTTTTACCTTTATTTTATTTTATACTTTTTGCACTATCGATTGTCATTTTTGTGACTTATTATGTTTGGAATTATCTCCAGACTCAACCGGAGCGTTCGTCTGCGTCTAGTTATAGTGTAGTCCAAGCAATAAGTTCGACTAGTTCTGTAACTCCATCTTCAAGCAGTAGCTCATCTAGTAGTTCTTCAAATATAGAACCTGCTATAAGTGTATCAGGTGAAGGAAATCGAGTAGAAGTTGCTTATAAAACGAGCAAGGAAACTGCAAAATTGCAATTATCAGTGTCAGATGCTAGAAGTTGGGTTAGTGTTTCAGAAAGTGATCTTGAGGGTGGTGTGACTTTATCATCGGATAATAAAAGTGCGGAAACAAGCGTTTCAACTAAAAATCCTGTGACAATTACTTTAGGTGTTGTCAAAGGTGTTGCCTTAACAGTAGACAATCAGACTGTTGATTTATCGAAATTAACAGCTCAGACTGGAAAAATCGCTGTAACCTTTACTAAAAATTAA